In Cryptococcus deuterogattii R265 chromosome 4, complete sequence, a genomic segment contains:
- a CDS encoding DNA repair protein REV1, with translation MPTPENKPAEKNPGPSSSFPISSPSFWAEAATISIPTVDHKRSRSSPVEADTGEASSGEQDHPPLPKRPRNSTRSPDHGLTFLPNPQDIDPDDPQAYLANPEYAPNRFGDIGDYMRKKEIKVQVQNASIAVSASSKTLPQIFTGLSFHINGNTQPSMEQLRKLLLQRGGTVYPVLRNKTMVDYIIAPVLTLKKHEEFKRYKVVKEGWVVESCQQDKLLDWRKWRLQPDGGGTEAGTKSLERFFAQKAKAKQDLGEAAEELSIDYKDTKLAAPVDEDTEYSTPSDVVIVTPKKPVPVQLQRLLTPRSQRHAPIPISPGQPPPSPASPAPISPKIQKPEGAWEHYYKTESNEHAAKALQSDAWRAQNTAEQGNAGGFIDGYYQNSRLHHLSTWKAELKVLVRDAQKRSEEALTKAEVKELAEGAEESGQAIHSLAKSVLPSIPLPAVPSGSADRVIFHVDFDAFFVSCGLATRPYLKGKPTVVCHSSGRGAGSTSEIASCSYEAREKGVRNGMSLGRARQLVGPDLQTMPYEFERYKKFSLAFYTVLMAYADELQAVSVDEALIDVTSHVAARAALPQDAAIGKKGKERDPAVELAEKIRDDVREVTEGCEVSIGIAHNILLAKLATRHAKPAGVYHLILEAIPSFIHRLSVEDFPSVGYSTKSKVEAAFKTTKAGELLDISKGRWKSVLGEKTGEMMWGYLRGIDSRKLEGDKVRKSVSAEMNYGIRFQTQGQAEQYIRDLAAEVSKRMKNVGVKGRQITLKLLKRHPDAPVEPPKFLGHGWCETYNRSSLLPTSGGGLTDDPKILGAEGVQLLRTLNIDPVELRGVGIQVTKLDTGGTENRPTGQRTLNFAKQSKIDAEPVAGPSRLPGQAQKTETDGLDPEFLAALPPSIASEVCRDHALNKSDATRPAAVQPTRTPSLEVISIPSSSPPPKAESPRSFLPPSPQADTSPAKAISKIKGPNEAAHIARQLRPKTKVQMKAGMVAEGPLFGAWSKARDKTVEIELDKPTQQKSTIVDLTSYSSPQDVGSGIKAELEEDQVVEGYALSYLRSLGIDLDVLLALPKAIRKEVIVQEEENARRRQALFQPGDRLRSRATSTSVSPVKLGGVVGYRGRSTSRSVPPQQRQSIKIIRPPKPALMNSTELPDVLRTIELWIESREDSPPAEKDAIKVTAFLKKCLNDGEGKVGDGVEKVVEVLRWMRVIINEKWAQDEGPNESTSEAGREWWRIWRHMKDEVNLICVEKFGAGLRI, from the exons GCTTCCTCTGGCGAACAGGATCACCCGCCATTGCCCAAACGCCCTCGCAATTCCACAAGATCACCGGATCATGGCCTAACATTCCTCCCCAATCCCCAGGACATTGACCCCGATGATCCACAGGCTTACTTGGCGAACCCGGAGTATGCGCCGAACAGATTCGGGGATATAGGAGATTACATGCGCAAAAAAGAGATCAAAGTTCAAGTGCAGAATGCCAGCATTGCAGTCTCAGCAAGCTCTAAGACACTTCCTCAGATATTCACGGGATTGTCCTTTCATATCAACGGGAATACCCAACCTTCAATGGAGCAATTGCGAAAGCTTTTGCTTCAACGCGGTGGGACTGTCTACCCTGTCTTGAGGAACAAAACGATGGTCGACTATATCATTGCACCTGTGttgactttgaagaagcaTGAAGAATTTAAAAGGTACAAGGTCGTGAAAGAGGGGTGGGTGGTTGAAAGCTGTCAGCAGGACAAGCTATTAGattggaggaagtggaggctgCAACCTGATGGTGGGGGGACAGAAGCGGGCACAAAAAGTTTAGAAAGATTCTTTGCCCAAaaagccaaagccaagCAGGATCTTGGggaagcagcagaagaattAAGTATTGATTACAAAGATACAAAATTGGCTGCTCctgtggatgaagatacaGAATATAGCACACCATCGGATGTT GTCATTGTTACGCCCAAGAAGCCCGTTCCCGTGCAGCTTCAGCGCCTTTTAACCCCCCGGAGCCAACGTCACGCACCTATTCCTATCTCCCCTGGCcaaccaccaccatccccCGCTTCTCCAGCACCGATATCTCCAAAAATTCAAAAACCCGAAGGAGCATGGGAACATTACTACAAAACGGAGTCTAATGAACATGCCGCAAAGGCCCTTCAATCGGACGCATGGCGAGCACAAAATACCGCCGAGCAGGGAAATGCTGGAGGTTTTATCGATGGCTACTATCAAAATAGCAGATTGCATCATTTGTCCACCTGGAAGGCTGAGTTAAAGGTGCTTGTCAGGGACGCACAAAAGAGATCTGAAGAAGCCTTGACGAAAGCTGAAGTTAAGGAACTCGCTGAAGGGGCCGAAGAGAGCGGTCAGGCCATTCATTCTCTCGCCAAATCCGTTTTGCCgtccattcctcttcctgcaGTACCATCTGGTTCCGCCGACCGCGTCATATTTCATGTCGACTTTGATGCTTTTTTTGTCTCATGCGGTCTCGCAACCCGCCCATACCTTAAGGGCAAGCCTACGGTGGTGTGTCACTCATCAGGAAGGGGTGCGGGAAGTACTTCTGAAATTGCAAGCTGTTCCTATGAAgcgagggagaagggagtCCGAAATGGAATGAGCTTGGGCAGGGCCAGGCAATTAGTAGGACCCGACCTCCAAACAATGCC ATACGAATTTGAAAGATATAAAAAGTTTTCATTAGCTTTTTACACCGTTTTGATGGCTTACGCCGACGAACTTCAGGCTGTGAGTGTCGATGAAGCACTCATTGATGTAACAAGTCACGTGGCGGCAAGAGCAGCATTGCCACAGGATGCAGCTattgggaagaaaggaaaggaaagggatcCGGCTGTAGAACTGGCAGAAAAGATCAGAGATGATGTTAGGGAAGTTACAGAAGGATGCGAAG TGAGCATCGGTATTGCTCATaacatccttcttgccaaGCTGGCAACGAGACATGCGAAGCCTGCTGGTGTCTACCATCTTATTTTAGAAGCCATACCTTCTTTTATTCATCGCCTTTCGGTTGAGGATTTCCCTTCTGTTGGATACTCTACCAAATCCAAAGTAGAAGCAGCGTTTAAAACAACAAAGGCTGGCGAACTATTGGATATAAGTaagggaagatggaagagtgTTTTAGGTGAGAAAACGGGTGAAATGATGTGGGGTTACTTGAGGGGAATAGACTCGAGGAAGCTAGAAGGGGATAAGGTCAGGAAGAGTGTCAGTGCTGAAATGAAT TATGGAATACGATTTCAAACGCAAGGACAAGCGGAGCAATATATTCGCGATCTGGCCGCCGAAGTGTCCAAGCGCATGAAGAATGTCGGTGTCAAGGGCAGACAAATCACACTTAAGCTATTAAAGCGTCATCCAGATGCCCCTGTAGAACCACCAAAA TTCCTGGGACACGGTTGGTGTGAAACGTACAAccgttcttctctccttcctacTTCTGGCGGCGGTCTAACGGATGATCCGAAAATTTTAGGGGCAGAAGGTGTACAACTTTTGCGGACCTTGAACATTGACCCTGTTGAACTGAGAGGAGTAGGTATACAGGTAACAAAGCTTGATACTGGAGGAACAGAAAATAGACCAACGGGACAAAGGACTCTCAATTTCGCAAAGCAGTCAAAAATTGACGCAGAACCTGTGGCTGGTCCCTCTCGGCTTCCAGGCCAAGCTCAGAAAACAGAAACAGATGGTTTGGATCCCGAATTTTTAGCAGCTTTACCGCCTTCTATTGCTTCTGAAGTTTGCCGCGACCACGCTCTTAACAAATCCGATGCTACGAGACCAGCTGCTGTGCAGCCTACTAGGACACCGTCCCTGGAAgtcatctccatcccttcttctagCCCTCCTCCAAAAGCTGAATCCCCAcgttcttttcttccaccttctcctcaagcAGATACTTCGCCTGCAAAAGCCATCTCTAAGATCAAAGGCCCCAATGAGGCTGCTCACATTGCACGCCAGTTACGGCCTAAAACAAAAGTTCAGATGAAAGCTGGCATGGTGGCTGAGGGTCCATTGTTCGGTGCTTGGTCAAAGGCTCGAGACAAGACCGTCGAAATCGAGCTTGACAAACCCACACAACAAAAGTCGACGATTGTCGATCTCACCAGTTATTCGTCTCCGCAAGATGTAGGATCGGGCATCAAAGCGGAACTCGAGGAGGACCAAGTTGTTGAAGGGTATGCTCTATCCTACCTTCGTTCTCTTGGAATCGATCTGGATGTCTTGCTGGCCCTCCCGAAGGCGATACGCAAGGAAGTTAttgttcaagaagaagaaaatgccCGTCGCCGACAAGCGCTCTTTCAACCTGGGGATAGATTGAGATCGAGAGCGACGAGTACCAGTGTCTCTCCTGTCAAATTAGGGGGTGTCGTCGGGTACAGGGGCCGCTCCACATCACGGTCAGTCCCGCCGCAGCAAAGACAAAGTATCAAGATCATCAGACCTCCCAAACCCGCCCTCATGAATTCGACGGAGCTTCCCGATGTGCTCAGGACTATTGAGTTATGGATCGAGTCGAGAGAAGATAGTCCGCCGGCAGAAAAGGATGCTATTAAAGTGACCGCATTTCTCAAAAAATGTTTGAATGATGGCGAGGGCAAGGTTGGGGATGGAGTTGAGAAAGTCGTGGAAGtgttgagatggatgcGAGTGATAATAAATGAAAAGTGGGCACaggatgaagggccgaATGAAAGTACGAGCGAGGCTGGAAGGGAATGGTGGAGAATATGGAGACAcatgaaagatgaagtgAACCTTATCTGTGTAGAGAAGTTTGGTGCTGGCTTGAGGATCTAG